A genomic segment from Janthinobacterium sp. 64 encodes:
- a CDS encoding helix-turn-helix transcriptional regulator: MKPATAEYLKERRVEPRMGEERFIRLGEVLATCGKSRSSVYAGIREGTFPAPVKLQGRSSAWLRSEVLRWMQACIEASRPTTTAASSIINNSPYINHTNDK; the protein is encoded by the coding sequence ATGAAACCAGCGACAGCCGAATACCTGAAAGAGCGCCGCGTGGAACCTCGCATGGGTGAAGAGCGCTTCATCCGCCTGGGCGAGGTGCTGGCAACCTGCGGCAAGTCGCGCAGCAGCGTTTATGCGGGCATCAGGGAAGGTACCTTCCCTGCCCCCGTGAAGCTGCAGGGCCGCTCGTCTGCCTGGCTCAGAAGCGAAGTGCTGCGGTGGATGCAAGCATGCATCGAGGCAAGCAGACCGACTACAACCGCTGCATCCTCGATAATCAATAATTCCCCATACATTAATCACACGAATGATAAATAG
- a CDS encoding CHC2 zinc finger domain-containing protein, with protein sequence MKLANLRLANFPPAYSHFVLNGHTRPSLQLQAAFGLRREESIKIKPGWVDGGNILRLQDSWTKGGKYREVPIATMQQRAVLWLNPIVTAPHSHKSQPSATTQLVRFCVLSRSATCYALWLMADFCHAGRSGIFEASHLKTSSKKSRKYVDRYDISDLLTKAPLEEVVRRLGIDAERRGSQTLVLCPFHQDTRPSLTLYRADGTSPAHFHCFACGTHGTAIDLVKQVEGLEFLPAVAWLAQQFGAKPLRLRSTRRDERKVTSETALDFALRTFDAQHDTQRFKSWCLERDFNDGFLYRQGLRCITRSVLVEALQGKDVGERIELLDGLENLGLIKRLRSRSSSSQWKLDLLDQFQDCFHDGRVIIPIRGPDANKPKVSGFAGRALQSVPPEGVAKYLLTSGFDKSNHLFNATDAFNAIKEALKNNQQAKLYLVEGFLDALRLLELGQPAVALMGISLSNQQLGLLKALAESAPGKGELVYSVFLDSDSAGFGGAGRLVRRLLDLQGVDLRWIGLPWRTDPTLGKDPDTSLRSLASSEQATDWLQRFELPAEGLLLAGELGSQDASELQASRWNQLAATIRERALFRTALTVKRLYGHRLPDLPAMRLSDSQLPWAQQLHWMLVASNEAKQPIQRSVYLDDVLPRAALARRLAYHGAHRGELPCDEEAWQILNSNEYLFDQTALDRLKATLQKNSWHQGAPFDAVHLPRKLTGDKNVLDDPRLKVMPHPADLHAQQLLLNELLTERHDRLSAGGQTFSACIPAVRWYASRQEVVVSGTYEELNEPDLEWDEPKTLSFGYQIDMDVLEGDRIPTDQGMFRPFGQCWRDFMASLAHQCHAIGPRVHVLRLDAKRYYDSIQRYVVRDELLKPLSAALRDHNPEGFKSMFGLAADSPVPDGALERLLTGLIFGYEYHDPELVEQTRQSKEAIGIPQGPVLSAYIGTIALFPVDHAARNFIRRTRTEETGSDSKRRPRAGYARYVDDVVIFADSEELLKELREVLQAKAAELSIALIHKGERVRSGTPIQVMRQLNDGRGLAASVPAWAHPIVGDGEADWSLGDDLPKVDRQCALQMLRDPALMERPEDIVKHVKAAMTASDLRANDLGLCARWLWWYVAAVSQPVDPEAAWTSFRTHWDDVCENHDWAAAFAERGYDMLFAVEGLDRLLDPNPWQANGQFLAEVDKNRNHRIALARLVCKDDFFRSVRPATNRDHVARRTRLIARKARRLAGNGPVLPAVTPQSERRVTAIEWLCLAGTVLMSAAVDRPLAALQDREIIPLDELELAHGVIEQLRENDSAVRTRAEAGLAIDFIVRSAPPQERLSVLSKFRGLLSNLGSEQKRRLIPHLPVLNHQTASFYEIDEELGTGGRYLYRCALREATQDLNEVASQFVQAALGSGPSSVTETMQVRFKLEGAEAFTVCWGKSLTSQVWSDLAALGKTGPEARTHLAARLFLALLSMHQLREDEKGEMTYVPFLPQLFLEVEGDQTTLHLVADPVPRNLLGVSAWYHDRDERVQSENVPLADADLWRVGWAVADVLGVATDMAGETGVRDELLDESEEFDNEAHAKQALEGYVLRQQLRKLQGSFLSGVPTAVVSDTAVSLPGTVKRALKLLLDFPSNQGLDAQVRHAILVEAETRAMAMRMQARSGDDLRHVLHRAFPDALNRLPLWALGGLKLRRPTNQSSELRPDLALMLALYRALYPEVVETDIDVTAPSLRIALALAAVGVGLRGSVAALWGYTADLGSRRMEENLNLPTKWAMPDMARLDPQGDYKAMRKLLFDGNWPELCKASPWKWMLGLIGLLNSSFAQAFELPSLEALYKTLSAWQTTPARVDDSAPAHEPWPFDALPRFTLQQCEDLMRALPAAMCDLDLKRGMRVVCVQGRTFGRSRDTNEFTDVTGAGWQMTKPQYTSLYANSLEEHRPSDGNRILKVWTETRRIADNDLLAVHTLDNKLGKWLPSQPEAVLVIPASAVVSLQTVRQDDFPEVIDSVAGNPEILADSQLEPAEGQPPATQENDALPNEASSQSRSGGADSVEAGTTKSMPLSDGNESSMHTDRSADDSMIPPPPPSDVQEKLDVAQKASKSDHEISTLQLLDRLSEWQSESWKNRLGGETSHDQEARISSHFRVALFQCRVEESYSHPLAEVGLGGLPLSKSSQEALRAHLKDKGQLKDLSKAVQRHSEFRWQDELRVISWPEHRRRTLLRQALKACRDLKVQLLVLPEVSVRPDTVVWLKEQLRNYPGLAVLAGTYRQFEEADSSNHLAEKLTLLWQPDKALEVPFGLEGDTGVIELQRGKKYRAVAAHELFRPDVKKLEPLYTEEKVVEALRGIRSRAKKGEWSPEQLIPLLRALIHGPQKLRYCMELVCSELFMLTSPANRSPLEHELAKMLQLFGGNPSEAKKHVDEDISALGELLTSAQRNRERRSVLLVPACTSRSNDYWHAGQASVLASGTATVFCNAANKKLSVGGSCFIGIDSVSHVKPDHAGTVRLLTPYHGWSKGILQPDCKGALSAADQALVVVDLDPVHVVSGKPRPQLLPEPMSLVAYLPIVEVIDKMKNARGLENALSDQLTSDGCKRLHEMLTNEAFPEACGPLHKRDNFAEAFKMLLDAKANSSLSLETGGATVEIFKDFFGDPSAVRERILAWIRDRHQQPAPKAGERNLEPVWLDFLIADLTWRYSDEPPKIRVPQWLGELPRAFSKK encoded by the coding sequence GTGAAGTTAGCTAACCTGCGGTTAGCTAACTTCCCACCTGCTTATTCGCACTTCGTGCTCAACGGTCATACGCGCCCGTCCTTGCAGCTGCAGGCAGCGTTTGGTTTGCGGCGCGAGGAAAGCATCAAGATCAAGCCGGGGTGGGTCGATGGCGGGAACATCCTGCGGCTGCAGGATAGCTGGACCAAGGGCGGCAAATACCGGGAAGTGCCGATTGCCACCATGCAGCAGCGCGCCGTGCTCTGGTTGAATCCAATTGTTACTGCCCCCCACTCTCATAAGTCGCAGCCAAGTGCAACCACTCAGCTAGTGAGATTTTGCGTACTTTCCAGATCGGCAACATGTTATGCTCTATGGCTAATGGCCGACTTTTGCCATGCCGGACGCTCAGGGATTTTTGAGGCCTCCCATCTCAAAACAAGCTCGAAAAAATCTAGGAAATACGTGGATCGATACGATATCAGTGACCTTCTGACCAAGGCACCACTGGAGGAAGTAGTAAGACGACTCGGTATAGACGCCGAGCGACGAGGCTCACAGACTCTGGTACTTTGCCCGTTTCACCAAGACACACGACCTTCGCTGACTCTGTATCGAGCTGATGGAACTTCTCCCGCGCACTTTCATTGTTTTGCTTGTGGTACCCATGGCACTGCCATTGACCTAGTCAAGCAGGTTGAGGGACTGGAATTCCTGCCGGCGGTAGCGTGGCTAGCCCAGCAATTCGGCGCCAAGCCTTTGCGCCTGAGGTCCACGCGACGGGACGAGCGAAAGGTTACCAGTGAAACCGCACTGGACTTTGCGCTACGCACTTTTGACGCGCAACACGACACCCAGCGATTCAAGTCTTGGTGCTTAGAACGTGATTTCAACGATGGATTTCTTTACCGCCAGGGGCTGCGTTGCATCACGCGCAGTGTCTTGGTTGAGGCCTTGCAGGGCAAGGATGTAGGCGAACGTATCGAACTACTTGATGGACTGGAGAACCTTGGGCTGATCAAACGCTTGCGCTCCCGATCCTCTTCCAGCCAATGGAAGCTGGATTTGCTCGATCAGTTTCAAGACTGCTTTCATGATGGACGCGTGATCATCCCCATTCGTGGCCCCGATGCCAATAAGCCCAAAGTAAGCGGCTTTGCGGGTCGCGCGCTACAGAGTGTACCCCCAGAAGGTGTGGCGAAATACCTGCTAACGTCGGGTTTCGATAAGAGCAATCATCTATTCAATGCGACAGATGCATTCAATGCTATCAAAGAAGCATTAAAGAACAACCAACAGGCAAAGCTTTATTTGGTTGAGGGCTTTCTGGATGCGCTACGACTTTTGGAGCTGGGCCAACCTGCAGTGGCGCTGATGGGGATCAGCCTGAGCAATCAACAACTTGGTCTGCTGAAAGCGCTAGCAGAGAGCGCACCCGGCAAAGGTGAATTGGTATACAGCGTTTTTTTAGACAGCGACTCTGCCGGTTTCGGTGGTGCCGGTCGCTTGGTGCGGAGGCTGCTTGACCTCCAAGGCGTGGACCTGCGCTGGATAGGTCTGCCCTGGCGAACTGATCCGACCTTGGGGAAAGACCCCGACACGAGTCTGCGCAGCTTGGCCTCATCCGAGCAGGCCACCGATTGGCTGCAGAGATTCGAGCTGCCGGCCGAAGGTCTGCTTCTTGCAGGTGAACTGGGAAGTCAAGACGCATCGGAACTTCAAGCATCCCGATGGAATCAGTTAGCTGCGACCATCCGCGAAAGGGCTTTATTTAGAACTGCTCTCACCGTTAAGCGGCTCTACGGCCACCGCTTGCCTGACCTGCCGGCGATGAGGCTCAGTGACAGCCAGTTGCCATGGGCGCAACAGCTTCATTGGATGCTAGTAGCATCCAATGAAGCAAAGCAGCCGATACAACGCAGCGTATACCTCGACGATGTTCTTCCGCGCGCAGCATTGGCTAGGAGGCTTGCCTATCACGGTGCGCATCGTGGCGAACTGCCTTGCGATGAAGAGGCTTGGCAAATTTTAAATAGTAATGAGTACCTGTTTGACCAGACAGCGTTGGATCGCCTAAAGGCCACTCTTCAGAAAAATTCATGGCACCAGGGAGCACCCTTCGATGCTGTGCATTTGCCACGCAAGCTCACTGGGGACAAAAACGTACTGGACGATCCGCGTCTAAAGGTGATGCCTCACCCGGCTGACTTGCATGCGCAACAGCTGCTTCTCAACGAGTTGCTCACCGAGCGACATGATCGCTTAAGCGCCGGGGGCCAGACATTCTCAGCGTGCATTCCCGCCGTGCGCTGGTACGCATCTCGGCAGGAAGTGGTGGTTAGCGGCACTTATGAAGAACTCAATGAACCTGATCTTGAATGGGATGAGCCGAAGACCTTAAGCTTCGGCTACCAGATCGACATGGACGTTCTGGAGGGCGATAGAATCCCAACGGACCAGGGCATGTTCCGGCCGTTCGGTCAATGCTGGCGTGACTTCATGGCGAGCTTGGCGCATCAGTGCCACGCCATCGGTCCCCGAGTGCATGTGCTGCGCCTGGATGCCAAGCGCTACTATGATTCCATCCAGCGCTACGTGGTAAGAGATGAGTTACTCAAGCCGCTGTCAGCCGCATTACGCGACCACAATCCGGAGGGCTTCAAGAGCATGTTCGGCTTAGCGGCCGATTCGCCTGTACCGGATGGCGCACTGGAGCGCCTTTTGACTGGACTCATATTTGGATACGAATATCACGATCCCGAGTTAGTGGAGCAAACCCGACAGAGCAAAGAGGCGATCGGCATTCCTCAGGGACCGGTGCTGTCTGCATACATTGGCACCATTGCGCTATTTCCTGTGGACCATGCAGCTCGCAATTTCATCCGTCGCACTCGCACCGAAGAAACCGGCTCAGACAGCAAGCGCCGCCCGCGCGCCGGTTATGCGCGCTACGTGGACGATGTCGTGATATTTGCCGATAGCGAGGAGCTGCTGAAGGAGCTGCGCGAAGTGCTGCAAGCGAAGGCCGCTGAGCTTTCTATCGCATTGATCCACAAAGGTGAACGTGTGCGCTCAGGCACGCCCATTCAGGTCATGCGTCAGCTCAACGACGGGCGGGGCCTAGCAGCGTCTGTACCGGCTTGGGCTCACCCCATCGTAGGTGACGGTGAGGCTGATTGGAGTCTCGGGGACGACCTACCCAAGGTTGATCGTCAGTGTGCCCTTCAGATGCTGCGAGACCCAGCGCTCATGGAGCGTCCTGAGGACATTGTCAAGCACGTGAAAGCGGCAATGACCGCATCCGATCTGCGAGCCAATGACTTGGGCCTCTGTGCGCGGTGGCTATGGTGGTATGTGGCGGCCGTGAGCCAACCGGTCGATCCCGAGGCGGCTTGGACCTCCTTCCGAACGCATTGGGACGACGTGTGTGAGAACCACGATTGGGCAGCAGCTTTTGCTGAGCGTGGCTACGACATGCTCTTTGCGGTCGAAGGACTAGACAGGCTGCTCGATCCCAACCCTTGGCAGGCGAACGGTCAGTTCTTGGCTGAAGTTGACAAGAACCGGAACCACCGCATTGCTCTGGCACGCTTGGTTTGCAAGGATGATTTCTTCCGAAGCGTAAGACCGGCCACGAACCGTGACCACGTAGCACGGCGGACGCGGCTGATAGCCCGCAAAGCTCGGCGTTTGGCTGGTAATGGCCCGGTGCTCCCGGCGGTGACGCCGCAAAGCGAGCGTAGGGTGACCGCCATCGAGTGGCTGTGTCTGGCAGGTACGGTTTTGATGAGCGCGGCAGTTGATCGACCGCTGGCTGCACTTCAAGACCGCGAAATTATTCCACTTGATGAGCTAGAGCTCGCACATGGCGTCATTGAGCAGCTGAGGGAGAACGATAGTGCTGTAAGGACTCGTGCCGAGGCTGGTCTGGCTATCGATTTTATCGTGAGAAGCGCACCTCCCCAAGAGCGACTGAGCGTACTGTCCAAATTCCGCGGGCTGCTTTCGAACCTCGGCAGTGAACAGAAACGGAGGCTGATTCCGCACCTGCCAGTCCTCAATCACCAGACCGCCTCGTTCTATGAGATCGACGAAGAGCTGGGAACTGGCGGCAGGTATCTTTACCGTTGCGCTCTGCGCGAGGCGACGCAAGACCTGAATGAAGTGGCGTCCCAATTCGTACAGGCGGCCTTGGGTTCAGGGCCCTCAAGCGTCACTGAAACAATGCAAGTCCGGTTCAAGTTGGAAGGAGCCGAAGCGTTCACTGTTTGCTGGGGCAAGAGCCTGACCTCTCAGGTGTGGAGCGACTTGGCTGCACTAGGAAAAACGGGCCCAGAAGCTCGAACCCATTTAGCGGCACGCCTGTTCCTAGCACTCCTCTCCATGCACCAATTGCGGGAGGACGAGAAAGGGGAAATGACCTATGTTCCGTTCTTGCCTCAGTTGTTCCTCGAAGTTGAGGGCGATCAGACGACACTCCATCTGGTAGCTGACCCCGTCCCGCGCAATCTTTTGGGAGTAAGCGCTTGGTACCACGACCGCGATGAAAGAGTTCAGTCGGAAAACGTGCCGCTGGCTGATGCAGATCTTTGGCGCGTAGGTTGGGCTGTCGCCGATGTACTAGGTGTGGCCACTGATATGGCGGGTGAAACCGGCGTGCGTGACGAGCTACTCGATGAAAGCGAGGAGTTTGATAACGAAGCGCATGCCAAGCAGGCACTGGAAGGCTATGTGCTGCGACAGCAACTGCGCAAGTTGCAGGGGAGCTTCCTGTCCGGGGTGCCGACCGCCGTTGTAAGCGACACGGCCGTTTCGTTGCCGGGCACCGTCAAGCGGGCGTTGAAGTTGTTGCTGGACTTCCCTTCGAACCAAGGGTTGGACGCGCAGGTGCGCCACGCAATTCTGGTGGAAGCCGAGACCCGAGCCATGGCCATGCGGATGCAAGCGCGCAGCGGCGACGACTTGCGACACGTTCTGCATCGTGCGTTTCCCGATGCGTTGAACCGATTGCCATTATGGGCTCTTGGGGGCCTTAAGTTGCGGCGCCCCACGAACCAATCAAGCGAATTGCGCCCAGATTTGGCACTGATGTTGGCCCTGTACCGAGCGCTATATCCTGAAGTGGTGGAAACTGATATTGACGTGACGGCACCGTCACTGCGCATAGCGCTGGCATTGGCGGCTGTCGGTGTAGGCCTGCGCGGCAGCGTGGCAGCGCTTTGGGGATACACTGCGGATCTCGGCTCGCGCCGCATGGAAGAAAACCTGAACCTGCCGACGAAATGGGCAATGCCCGATATGGCCCGCCTAGATCCGCAGGGGGATTACAAGGCCATGCGGAAACTGTTGTTCGATGGTAATTGGCCGGAACTGTGCAAGGCCAGTCCCTGGAAATGGATGTTGGGCTTGATCGGTCTGTTGAATAGCAGCTTTGCGCAGGCTTTCGAGCTTCCGTCATTGGAAGCGCTCTACAAAACCCTCAGTGCCTGGCAGACCACACCCGCACGCGTCGATGACTCTGCCCCCGCACATGAGCCCTGGCCGTTCGACGCTTTGCCTAGATTTACGTTGCAGCAATGCGAGGACTTGATGCGGGCACTACCAGCAGCGATGTGCGACCTCGATCTGAAACGGGGTATGCGCGTGGTATGCGTTCAAGGCCGGACGTTCGGTCGCAGCCGAGACACCAATGAGTTTACGGATGTTACGGGCGCCGGCTGGCAAATGACCAAGCCGCAATACACCAGCCTTTACGCCAATTCGCTAGAAGAGCACCGTCCGTCTGACGGCAACCGGATACTCAAAGTCTGGACCGAGACACGCCGTATTGCTGACAATGATCTACTGGCCGTACACACTCTAGATAACAAGCTCGGGAAATGGCTGCCATCTCAACCGGAGGCGGTCCTAGTGATTCCAGCGAGTGCGGTAGTTTCCTTGCAAACCGTTCGGCAAGACGATTTTCCGGAAGTGATAGATAGCGTAGCCGGAAACCCTGAAATACTGGCGGATTCTCAGCTAGAGCCAGCAGAGGGGCAGCCTCCAGCCACTCAGGAAAATGATGCGCTACCCAATGAAGCCTCTTCCCAGTCTAGATCCGGTGGGGCGGATAGTGTGGAAGCAGGCACGACTAAATCAATGCCGTTATCAGATGGAAACGAATCGTCGATGCATACGGATCGCTCGGCCGACGACTCGATGATCCCACCGCCTCCCCCATCGGACGTGCAAGAAAAACTCGATGTAGCCCAGAAAGCTAGTAAGTCGGACCACGAAATCTCAACCTTGCAGCTTCTCGACAGGTTGAGCGAATGGCAAAGTGAGTCGTGGAAAAATCGTCTTGGAGGCGAGACTAGCCACGACCAGGAAGCACGTATTAGCTCCCATTTTCGCGTTGCGTTATTCCAGTGCCGCGTAGAGGAAAGTTACAGTCATCCGTTAGCAGAAGTCGGGTTAGGCGGTTTGCCTTTATCCAAGTCGTCGCAAGAAGCACTCCGAGCCCATCTTAAGGACAAAGGTCAGCTCAAGGACTTGAGTAAGGCCGTCCAGCGACATTCTGAATTTCGTTGGCAAGATGAACTGCGAGTCATCTCGTGGCCCGAGCATCGGCGGCGGACACTTTTACGGCAAGCGTTGAAAGCGTGCCGAGACCTCAAGGTGCAACTTCTCGTCTTGCCTGAGGTATCAGTACGACCGGATACGGTCGTGTGGTTGAAGGAGCAGCTTCGAAACTATCCCGGATTGGCTGTACTGGCGGGGACCTACCGGCAATTTGAGGAAGCCGACAGTAGCAATCACTTGGCGGAGAAACTGACCTTGTTATGGCAACCGGATAAAGCTTTGGAAGTGCCATTTGGCTTAGAGGGCGACACTGGAGTAATTGAACTGCAGCGCGGCAAGAAGTACCGCGCCGTCGCAGCTCATGAGCTGTTCCGGCCTGATGTCAAGAAGTTGGAACCGCTGTACACCGAAGAGAAGGTGGTAGAGGCCTTACGCGGTATTCGAAGTCGCGCGAAGAAGGGAGAATGGTCACCAGAGCAGCTAATTCCGTTGCTTAGGGCGTTGATCCATGGCCCCCAGAAGCTGCGTTACTGTATGGAATTGGTTTGCTCCGAGCTATTTATGCTGACAAGTCCCGCCAACCGCTCGCCGCTAGAGCACGAATTGGCCAAGATGCTGCAACTGTTTGGAGGAAATCCTTCCGAAGCTAAGAAGCATGTCGATGAAGACATTAGCGCACTTGGCGAACTACTGACGTCCGCTCAGCGCAATCGTGAGCGGCGATCCGTGCTGCTAGTTCCTGCCTGTACAAGCCGTAGCAACGATTATTGGCATGCAGGCCAAGCCAGCGTCTTAGCATCGGGTACAGCTACTGTATTTTGCAATGCTGCCAACAAAAAGCTTAGCGTTGGAGGTAGTTGTTTTATAGGTATTGACTCTGTCAGCCACGTGAAACCTGACCACGCCGGCACCGTACGCCTGTTGACGCCTTATCACGGCTGGAGTAAGGGAATCCTCCAGCCTGACTGCAAGGGGGCCTTGTCCGCAGCTGATCAAGCCTTAGTGGTTGTAGATCTCGATCCTGTTCACGTAGTTAGTGGCAAGCCTCGCCCACAATTACTTCCCGAACCTATGTCGCTGGTAGCGTATCTACCTATAGTGGAAGTTATAGACAAGATGAAGAATGCCAGGGGACTGGAGAATGCGTTGAGCGACCAATTGACGTCGGATGGATGCAAGCGGTTGCATGAGATGTTGACGAATGAAGCCTTTCCCGAAGCATGCGGACCATTGCACAAGCGCGACAATTTCGCGGAAGCGTTCAAGATGCTGCTCGACGCAAAAGCGAACAGCAGCTTGAGTCTGGAGACAGGCGGAGCGACAGTCGAAATATTCAAGGATTTTTTTGGTGATCCTAGCGCCGTACGCGAGCGCATCTTGGCATGGATCAGAGACCGTCATCAGCAGCCTGCACCAAAGGCTGGTGAGCGGAATCTGGAGCCGGTTTGGCTGGATTTTTTGATCGCGGATCTGACGTGGAGGTATAGCGATGAGCCGCCAAAAATCCGGGTCCCGCAATGGCTTGGCGAGTTGCCACGTGCTTTCAGCAAAAAGTAA
- a CDS encoding DUF4102 domain-containing protein, with translation MAKLIAPLTEQQVAQAEPRSKSHKLFDGLGLYVEVMPTGTKVWRMKFRQLDRKEQTLTFGHYPEVSLDLARSRRVVARKMLDEGKDPRPEFKAAQTRPSKRLRQNRPLPPAINARNVERCATHIGTQAVEWMWALVFPALSRVSADERMRSDMLAMLENVQKERAAEVIDVLYDYCADIIFGCLELGMDEGDLIEAMRDARVMQRRR, from the coding sequence ATGGCAAAACTTATTGCACCTCTTACAGAACAACAAGTTGCCCAAGCTGAGCCTCGAAGCAAATCTCACAAGTTGTTCGATGGCTTAGGGCTGTATGTTGAAGTCATGCCAACTGGAACAAAGGTATGGCGGATGAAATTTCGTCAGCTAGATAGGAAGGAACAGACGTTGACCTTCGGCCACTACCCGGAAGTGTCGCTGGATCTTGCGCGGAGCCGCCGTGTAGTTGCTCGCAAGATGCTTGATGAGGGAAAGGACCCGCGCCCAGAGTTCAAGGCCGCGCAGACGCGCCCGTCAAAGCGGCTTCGGCAAAATCGACCGTTGCCTCCTGCCATAAATGCTAGAAACGTGGAGCGCTGCGCAACCCACATCGGTACGCAGGCGGTGGAGTGGATGTGGGCGCTGGTCTTTCCTGCACTGAGCCGCGTTTCCGCCGATGAAAGAATGCGAAGCGACATGTTGGCAATGCTGGAGAACGTCCAGAAAGAGCGCGCCGCCGAGGTAATTGATGTGCTGTATGACTACTGCGCCGACATAATCTTCGGCTGCCTTGAATTGGGCATGGATGAAGGTGACTTGATCGAGGCCATGAGAGATGCCAGGGTGATGCAGCGGCGCAGGTGA
- a CDS encoding tyrosine-type recombinase/integrase, which translates to MMPKLIPPLTELQVKNAKPRPKPYKMFDGGGLYVEVMPSGSRIWRWRFRHADGKENALTFGPYPEISMQDAREKRLEARRLQLQGIDPAKHRDDAKRLAAEKAANTFEKVAREWYANKVPTWSERTSKNMLQRLEADIFPKIGSRPIAEIKHRELIVMLRKIEERGATEIAHRLKAVCSQIFSYAIQCGLADRNLMADMKDVLKTKRASHYAAISADELPTFLDVLSRNEARMFEPTRIALRLMLLIFVRTSELIETPWSEVDIENGEWIIPWQRMKRGKLTVNPDMTNHHVCLSRQALALLRQLHTITGHGIYLFPNQRDHDKPLSNNTLLVALARMGYKGRMTGHGFRALAMSTIKERLGYRHEVVDRQLAHAPKDKVASAYDRAQFLTERRKMMQEWADYLEAVERGDTPQPGHHGSLELVWPVPHR; encoded by the coding sequence ATGATGCCCAAGCTCATCCCACCCCTTACCGAACTCCAGGTCAAGAACGCCAAGCCCCGGCCCAAGCCGTACAAGATGTTCGACGGTGGCGGCCTGTACGTTGAAGTGATGCCCAGCGGATCGCGGATCTGGCGCTGGAGATTCCGTCATGCAGACGGCAAGGAAAACGCGCTGACGTTTGGCCCGTATCCGGAAATTTCAATGCAGGATGCGCGAGAAAAGCGCCTGGAGGCACGCCGCTTGCAGCTGCAGGGGATCGACCCTGCCAAGCATCGCGATGACGCCAAGCGGCTCGCCGCCGAAAAGGCCGCCAATACCTTCGAGAAGGTGGCACGCGAGTGGTACGCAAACAAGGTGCCAACCTGGAGCGAGCGCACTTCCAAGAACATGCTGCAGCGCCTGGAGGCCGATATCTTTCCAAAGATTGGCAGCAGGCCAATCGCGGAAATCAAGCACCGCGAACTGATTGTCATGCTGCGCAAGATCGAGGAGCGCGGCGCCACCGAGATCGCGCATCGCCTGAAGGCCGTCTGCTCGCAGATATTCAGCTACGCTATCCAATGCGGGCTGGCCGACCGCAACCTGATGGCGGACATGAAGGACGTCCTCAAGACCAAGCGCGCGTCGCATTACGCCGCCATCAGTGCTGATGAATTGCCGACTTTCCTGGACGTACTGTCGCGCAACGAGGCGCGCATGTTCGAGCCGACGCGCATCGCGCTGCGCCTGATGCTGCTGATTTTCGTTCGCACCAGCGAACTGATAGAAACGCCATGGAGCGAAGTTGATATTGAGAACGGCGAGTGGATTATTCCCTGGCAGCGCATGAAACGCGGCAAGCTGACCGTCAATCCCGACATGACCAATCACCATGTCTGCCTTTCGCGCCAGGCGCTGGCCTTGCTGCGCCAGCTGCATACCATTACGGGCCATGGTATTTATCTGTTTCCAAACCAGCGCGACCACGACAAGCCTCTGAGCAACAACACGCTGCTGGTGGCGCTGGCCCGCATGGGGTACAAGGGCCGCATGACCGGCCACGGCTTTCGCGCGCTGGCCATGAGCACCATCAAGGAGCGCCTGGGCTACCGCCATGAAGTGGTGGACCGCCAGCTGGCGCACGCGCCGAAGGACAAGGTCGCCAGCGCCTACGACCGCGCCCAATTCCTGACGGAGCGCCGCAAGATGATGCAGGAGTGGGCCGACTACCTGGAAGCCGTGGAGCGCGGCGATACGCCGCAGCCGGGCCATCATGGATCGCTGGAACTGGTGTGGCCAGTGCCGCATCGTTAA